One genomic region from Arthrobacter sp. YN encodes:
- a CDS encoding IclR family transcriptional regulator — MLTKLLARLRLPARLRLPAYRDGWLFRGRIGDMEATTAGARTLERGLSLIDCVAAGNHRLEDITKAAGLSRSATHRMLTSLVGAKYLSQSEDRSYHLGVKLLELGTQAQTSIDLPGVVQQVLADIARITQDATHLGILSGDEVVYLAKARGHRGFEMTSYPGVRRKAQTPALGKVLLAEKSDAEAIKAFNHTITPTPLSIRTAEEFLAALHEAKHHGYAMDDQENELGITCLAIGIPDLSGAMAAAVSVSAPSVHMNPERIQSLVALLQKFQPELTSCLPPGFERAWI, encoded by the coding sequence ATGCTTACTAAATTGCTCGCCCGCCTGAGGCTTCCCGCGCGCCTGAGGCTTCCCGCATATAGGGACGGGTGGCTGTTCCGTGGGAGAATCGGAGACATGGAAGCCACCACCGCCGGAGCCCGGACACTCGAACGCGGACTCAGCCTGATTGACTGCGTAGCGGCCGGCAATCACCGGCTGGAGGACATCACCAAAGCCGCAGGACTCAGCCGATCGGCCACCCACCGCATGCTGACCTCCTTGGTGGGAGCCAAGTATCTGAGCCAGTCGGAGGACCGGAGCTACCACCTGGGTGTGAAGCTCCTGGAGTTGGGCACGCAAGCACAAACCAGCATCGATTTGCCGGGGGTCGTGCAGCAAGTCTTGGCCGATATTGCCCGCATCACCCAGGACGCGACCCATCTGGGGATACTGTCCGGCGATGAAGTGGTCTATCTGGCCAAGGCCCGTGGCCACCGAGGTTTCGAGATGACCTCCTATCCGGGCGTTCGCCGGAAGGCCCAGACCCCGGCGCTGGGCAAAGTGCTGCTGGCCGAGAAAAGCGACGCCGAGGCAATCAAGGCCTTCAACCACACCATCACGCCAACGCCGCTTTCCATCAGGACGGCCGAAGAATTCCTGGCTGCGCTGCATGAGGCCAAGCACCACGGCTATGCCATGGATGACCAAGAGAACGAACTCGGAATCACGTGCCTTGCCATCGGGATACCTGACTTGAGCGGGGCCATGGCTGCCGCCGTCTCAGTCTCAGCCCCCAGTGTCCACATGAATCCCGAGCGCATCCAATCCCTCGTTGCGTTGCTGCAGAAGTTCCAGCCGGAGCTCACCAGTTGCCTGCCGCCGGGATTCGAAAGGGCCTGGATCTAG
- a CDS encoding 4-hydroxybenzoate 3-monooxygenase: protein MARTPITTQVAIMGAGPAGLMLSHLLAKQGIESVVVEIRSRQDIQETVRAGILEHGTVNLLVDSGVSDRVLREGDRHDGIELRFNGESHRINFKELVGESVWLYPQTDVFMDLAAKREADGGDVRYSVTDTTVHDLEGKPKVWFTDADGQEFEIQADFLVGADGSRSHCRFQIPEANRKWYFHEYPFAWFGILAEAPRSADELIYANSENGFALISQRTETVQRMYFQCDPKENVSDWDDERIWNEFRKRVNGNGFELKEGPVLEKMVLPFRSFVHAPMRHGNLFLAGDAAHTVPPTGAKGLNLAIHDVKMLFEGLDSFYSKGSTALLDSYSDRALDRVWKAQHFSYWMTSMLHTVPGADDFDRARQLGELHSVVTSEHAKAYLAESYTGWPASR, encoded by the coding sequence ATGGCACGCACACCCATCACCACCCAAGTGGCCATTATGGGCGCAGGCCCCGCAGGCCTCATGCTCTCCCATTTGCTGGCCAAACAGGGCATTGAGTCCGTAGTGGTGGAGATCCGCAGCCGCCAGGACATCCAGGAGACGGTTCGCGCCGGCATACTTGAGCACGGCACTGTGAACTTGTTGGTGGATTCCGGCGTTTCGGACCGGGTCCTTCGCGAAGGCGACCGGCACGATGGCATCGAGTTGCGGTTCAATGGCGAGAGCCACCGCATCAATTTCAAGGAACTCGTCGGCGAATCCGTATGGCTTTACCCGCAGACTGACGTTTTCATGGACCTCGCCGCGAAGCGGGAGGCCGACGGCGGTGACGTCCGGTACAGCGTCACGGACACCACGGTTCACGACCTCGAAGGCAAGCCTAAGGTGTGGTTCACGGACGCCGATGGCCAGGAATTCGAAATCCAGGCCGACTTCCTGGTGGGCGCTGACGGATCCCGCAGCCATTGCCGCTTCCAGATCCCCGAGGCCAACCGCAAGTGGTACTTCCACGAGTACCCTTTCGCATGGTTCGGGATCCTCGCCGAAGCCCCGCGCAGCGCCGACGAACTGATCTATGCCAACTCCGAGAACGGATTCGCCCTGATCAGCCAGCGCACCGAAACCGTGCAGCGTATGTATTTCCAGTGCGATCCCAAGGAAAATGTGTCCGACTGGGATGACGAACGCATCTGGAACGAATTCCGCAAGCGCGTCAATGGCAACGGGTTTGAGCTCAAGGAAGGGCCCGTCCTGGAGAAGATGGTCCTGCCGTTCCGCAGCTTCGTCCACGCCCCCATGCGCCACGGCAACCTCTTCCTGGCCGGCGATGCGGCGCACACTGTTCCACCAACGGGAGCCAAGGGCCTCAACCTGGCCATCCATGACGTCAAAATGCTCTTTGAGGGCCTCGACTCCTTCTACTCCAAGGGATCCACAGCGCTGTTGGATTCGTACAGCGACCGTGCCTTGGACCGCGTGTGGAAGGCCCAGCACTTCTCGTACTGGATGACGTCCATGCTGCACACGGTGCCGGGTGCCGATGACTTCGACCGCGCCCGACAACTCGGTGAACTGCACTCGGTGGTCACTTCCGAGCACGCGAAGGCATACCTCGCAGAGTCCTACACGGGCTGGCCGGCCTCGCGCTAA